A genomic window from Microbacterium sp. ET2 includes:
- a CDS encoding ABC transporter ATP-binding protein translates to MPKPVIRAENLVKTYSSKGKPDFVAVDGLSFEVAPGESFGLLGPNGAGKSTTMKMVGAVSTRTRGELSILGLDPDRYGPEIRSRLGVVPQQDNLDGELNARENLYIYGRYFGLPGKVCHEKAGELLAFAQLQDKAKSKVEQLSGGMKRRLTIARGLINDPRILLLDEPTTGLDPQARHVLWDRLFRLKERGTTLVLTTHYMDEAEQLCDRLIVVDKGRIMAEGTPASLIREHSSREVLEVRFGSDRNEQVAPQLQGLGDSVEVLPDRILIYTDNGERALERVTQLGFEPITSLVRRSSLEDVFLRLTGRSLIE, encoded by the coding sequence GTGCCAAAGCCCGTGATCCGCGCCGAGAACCTCGTGAAGACGTATTCGTCGAAGGGGAAGCCCGACTTCGTCGCCGTCGACGGGTTGTCGTTCGAGGTCGCCCCGGGCGAGTCGTTCGGGCTCCTCGGCCCGAACGGCGCGGGCAAGTCGACGACGATGAAGATGGTCGGTGCGGTCTCGACCCGCACCCGCGGTGAGCTCAGCATCCTCGGTCTGGACCCCGACCGCTACGGGCCGGAGATCCGCTCGCGTCTGGGCGTCGTTCCGCAGCAGGACAACCTCGACGGTGAGCTGAACGCCCGCGAGAACCTCTACATCTACGGCCGCTACTTCGGGCTGCCCGGCAAGGTCTGCCACGAGAAGGCCGGTGAGCTGCTGGCCTTCGCCCAGCTCCAAGACAAGGCCAAGAGCAAGGTCGAGCAGCTCTCGGGCGGCATGAAGCGGCGCCTCACGATCGCGCGCGGGCTCATCAACGATCCCCGGATCCTGCTGCTCGACGAGCCGACGACGGGACTGGACCCCCAGGCGCGGCACGTGCTGTGGGACCGGCTGTTCCGCCTGAAGGAGCGGGGCACGACGCTGGTTCTCACCACGCACTACATGGACGAGGCGGAGCAGCTCTGCGACCGGCTCATCGTGGTGGACAAGGGACGGATCATGGCCGAGGGGACGCCTGCTTCCCTCATCCGCGAGCACTCCAGCCGCGAGGTCCTCGAAGTGCGCTTCGGCTCGGATCGCAACGAGCAGGTCGCGCCGCAGCTGCAGGGTCTCGGCGACAGCGTCGAGGTCCTCCCCGACCGCATCCTCATCTACACCGACAACGGCGAACGCGCGCTCGAACGCGTCACCCAGCTCGGATTCGAGCCGATCACGTCGCTCGTCCGCCGCTCCAGCCTCGAGGACGTCTTCCTGCGCCTGACCGGACGGTCGCTGATCGAATGA
- a CDS encoding ABC transporter ATP-binding protein, with protein sequence MSDRTRPSRRGRRGAAPEGPRASLKQLIPFLLEHKGVLVVVAILSVIGAVATLGQPVLVGQVIERVQAGETLGLLVWGIVALVVAASLIGGYQHYLLQRTGTAVVYSSRRKLVSRILRLPISEFDSRRTGDLVSRVGTDTTLLYAVLTQGLADAVGNSLIFVGAVIGMAIIDPALLGAIVLVLGVSVAAVVILSGRIRRATQAQQEKVGELASGVERAIGSIRTVRAAGATERETETITGVATEVYHVGVRIAKVSALVVPVAGIALQVSLLVVLGLGGFRVASGAISVASLVTFVIFLFLLVGPLATFFGAITSVNQALGALGRIQEVLDLPTETADDARIAATLPASSPSPSAADTAKPAAIEFIDVRFSYPENVIAARRSAEQEAKALLESAHVGTSAIEVGAEQTTDAAAAASMRGAPDGEVLRGVSFRVPRGARVALVGPSGAGKSTTLALIERFYDPTGGAILLDGQDVRALDRGALRAQLGYVEQDAPTLAGTIAENLRLAAPDASDIECERVLRAVNLGEVLERSPLGLEAPVGESGVMLSGGERQRLAIARALLAAPPILLLDESTSSLDGLNEQRMRDAIDAVAAGRTLIVIAHRLSTVVDSDLIVVLDHGRVVGQGTHGELVETTPLYRDLARHQLLV encoded by the coding sequence ATGTCAGATCGCACCCGCCCCTCTCGCCGCGGCCGCCGCGGCGCGGCCCCGGAGGGTCCCCGCGCCAGCCTGAAGCAACTGATCCCCTTCCTCCTCGAACACAAGGGCGTACTGGTGGTCGTGGCGATCCTCAGCGTCATCGGCGCGGTGGCGACACTCGGGCAGCCGGTGCTGGTCGGTCAGGTGATCGAGCGGGTGCAGGCCGGTGAGACCCTCGGCCTGCTCGTGTGGGGCATCGTGGCCCTCGTCGTCGCCGCCTCGCTCATCGGGGGTTATCAGCACTACCTGCTCCAGCGCACCGGAACAGCGGTGGTGTACTCCAGTCGCCGGAAGCTCGTCTCGCGCATCCTCCGCCTCCCGATCAGCGAGTTCGACTCGCGGCGCACGGGTGATCTCGTCTCACGGGTCGGCACCGACACCACCCTGTTGTACGCCGTGCTCACGCAGGGGCTCGCCGACGCCGTCGGCAACTCGCTGATCTTCGTCGGAGCGGTGATCGGCATGGCCATCATCGATCCCGCCCTCCTCGGCGCCATCGTCCTCGTGCTCGGCGTCTCGGTCGCGGCCGTCGTCATCCTCAGCGGCCGGATCCGCCGGGCCACCCAGGCGCAGCAGGAGAAGGTGGGCGAACTCGCCTCGGGCGTCGAGCGGGCGATCGGCTCGATCCGCACAGTGCGCGCCGCCGGGGCCACCGAACGCGAGACCGAGACCATCACCGGCGTCGCGACCGAGGTGTACCACGTGGGCGTCCGCATCGCGAAGGTCTCGGCGCTCGTGGTGCCGGTCGCGGGGATCGCCCTCCAGGTGTCGCTGCTCGTCGTCCTCGGGCTCGGCGGGTTCCGCGTGGCCTCGGGCGCGATCTCGGTGGCGAGCCTGGTGACCTTCGTCATCTTCCTTTTCCTTCTCGTCGGCCCCTTGGCGACGTTCTTCGGCGCCATCACCTCGGTGAACCAGGCGCTGGGCGCGCTGGGGCGCATCCAGGAAGTGCTCGACCTTCCCACCGAGACCGCCGACGACGCCCGCATCGCGGCGACCCTCCCCGCCTCCTCCCCGTCCCCGTCCGCTGCCGACACAGCGAAGCCGGCGGCGATCGAGTTCATCGACGTGCGCTTCTCGTACCCCGAGAACGTCATCGCGGCCCGGCGGAGCGCCGAGCAGGAGGCCAAGGCTCTTCTCGAGTCCGCGCATGTCGGCACGAGCGCCATCGAGGTCGGCGCAGAACAGACGACGGATGCCGCGGCCGCGGCGTCGATGCGGGGGGCTCCCGACGGCGAAGTCCTGCGCGGAGTGTCGTTCCGCGTGCCGCGTGGCGCGCGGGTCGCCCTGGTCGGACCATCGGGAGCCGGGAAGAGCACGACACTCGCCCTCATCGAGCGTTTCTACGACCCGACCGGTGGCGCGATCCTGCTCGACGGACAGGACGTCCGGGCTCTGGACCGGGGCGCGCTGCGCGCTCAGCTCGGGTACGTGGAGCAGGACGCCCCGACCCTGGCGGGAACGATCGCCGAGAACCTGCGACTGGCAGCCCCCGATGCCTCCGACATCGAGTGCGAGCGGGTGCTGCGGGCGGTGAACCTGGGGGAGGTTCTCGAGCGGAGCCCCCTGGGCCTGGAAGCCCCGGTCGGCGAGAGCGGCGTCATGCTCTCCGGAGGCGAACGTCAGCGCCTCGCGATCGCCCGGGCCCTGCTGGCCGCGCCGCCCATCCTGCTGCTGGACGAATCCACCTCCTCGCTCGATGGACTGAACGAACAGCGCATGCGCGACGCGATCGACGCGGTCGCTGCCGGCCGCACCCTCATCGTCATCGCCCACAGGCTGTCTACCGTGGTCGACAGCGACCTCATCGTGGTGCTCGATCACGGCCGCGTGGTCGGTCAGGGCACCCACGGAGAGCTGGTGGAGACGACGCCGCTCTACCGCGACCTCGCCCGCCACCAGCTGCTGGTGTGA
- a CDS encoding NAD-dependent succinate-semialdehyde dehydrogenase, with protein MTADREAALLAEVPDGLFIGGAWRPASEGRTLRVFDPATGEAVKTIADASVDDGKAALDAAVAAFPEWSRTPARERAELLRRTFDLLQERKEDLALLMTIEMGKPLAEARGEVVYGGEFIRWFSEEASRVQGRYGANPEGTGRMIVSQHPVGPCYLITPWNFPLAMATRKIAPALAAGCTVVIKPAELTPLTTLFFVKLLEEAGLPAGVVNVLTTSSSGKVSEPIIRDPRLRKLSFTGSTPVGQRLLEQAAEGVLRTSMELGGNAPFVVFDDADLDKAVDGAMAAKFRNIGQACTAANRFIVHRSVADEFARRVTARVQGLRIGRGTEEGVTIGPLIDDRAVAKAEALVEDAVSRGAELRTGGRAVDGPGTFYEPTVVSDVRPGSDILREEIFGPVLAIIPFDDEDEAVRIANDTEYGLVSYVYTESLARGQRMIERLETGMMGLNMGVVSNAAAPFGGWKFSGLGREGGAEGIHEYLQTKYTLTPNPFA; from the coding sequence ATGACCGCCGATCGTGAAGCCGCTCTGCTCGCCGAGGTGCCCGACGGGCTGTTCATCGGGGGAGCGTGGCGCCCCGCCTCGGAGGGTCGGACGCTGCGCGTCTTCGATCCCGCCACCGGCGAAGCGGTCAAGACCATCGCCGACGCCTCGGTCGACGACGGCAAGGCCGCACTGGATGCCGCGGTCGCGGCGTTCCCGGAGTGGTCGCGCACCCCCGCGCGCGAGCGCGCGGAGCTGCTTCGTCGCACCTTCGACCTCCTTCAGGAGCGCAAGGAGGACCTGGCGCTCCTCATGACGATCGAGATGGGCAAGCCCCTCGCCGAGGCCCGCGGCGAGGTCGTCTACGGCGGCGAGTTCATCCGCTGGTTCAGCGAAGAGGCATCACGCGTGCAGGGACGCTACGGCGCGAACCCCGAGGGCACGGGACGCATGATCGTCTCGCAGCACCCGGTGGGCCCCTGCTACCTCATCACACCGTGGAACTTCCCCCTCGCGATGGCGACCCGCAAGATCGCGCCCGCGCTCGCCGCCGGCTGCACCGTGGTCATCAAGCCCGCCGAGCTGACGCCGCTGACGACGCTGTTCTTCGTCAAGCTGCTCGAGGAGGCGGGGCTTCCGGCGGGCGTCGTGAACGTCCTCACCACGTCGAGCTCGGGGAAGGTCTCCGAGCCGATCATCCGTGACCCGCGCCTGCGCAAGCTCTCCTTCACCGGCTCGACCCCGGTCGGCCAGCGGCTGCTCGAGCAGGCCGCGGAGGGGGTGCTCCGCACCTCGATGGAGCTCGGCGGCAACGCGCCCTTCGTCGTCTTCGACGATGCCGACCTCGACAAGGCGGTCGACGGCGCGATGGCGGCGAAGTTCCGCAACATCGGCCAGGCGTGCACCGCCGCGAACCGCTTCATCGTGCATCGCTCCGTCGCCGATGAGTTCGCCCGCCGTGTCACCGCGCGGGTGCAGGGCCTCCGCATCGGCCGCGGGACCGAGGAAGGCGTCACGATCGGTCCGCTCATTGACGACCGCGCGGTCGCCAAGGCTGAAGCCCTGGTCGAGGATGCCGTCAGTCGCGGCGCGGAGCTGCGCACCGGCGGCAGGGCCGTCGACGGTCCCGGCACGTTCTACGAGCCGACGGTGGTCTCGGATGTGCGGCCGGGAAGCGACATCCTCCGCGAGGAGATCTTCGGGCCGGTGCTCGCGATCATCCCGTTCGACGACGAGGACGAGGCCGTCCGCATCGCCAACGACACCGAGTACGGCCTGGTCTCGTACGTCTACACCGAGAGCCTCGCCCGCGGGCAGCGCATGATCGAGCGGCTCGAGACCGGCATGATGGGCCTGAACATGGGGGTCGTCTCCAACGCCGCAGCCCCGTTCGGCGGGTGGAAGTTCTCCGGCCTCGGCCGCGAGGGCGGCGCCGAGGGCATCCACGAGTACCTGCAGACGAAGTACACCCTCACCCCGAACCCGTTCGCCTGA
- a CDS encoding winged helix DNA-binding domain-containing protein, which translates to MTSPLLARRMRSHRLSAPAATLEDAARSLLAVQAQDFVGGRWALATRTRGAPSLSDVDALFDGGRLVRSWTMRGTLHIVSAADLRWILQATRARQERRAAPVLRREGVDGAVLVRAEDAARRALADAQRMTRTDLFAAWDAAGIPTAAQRGYHLLSALAVAGVLCLGPVQERPSRAVREQTVILVDDLKTDAAAPADPLVELIVGYIRGHGPASARDAAWWSGLPLTAVRAAFADAGDRITVWRRGVEPLYVDPAAAPRASAHGDALALPPFDEYYLSYDDRSAACAPHHLDRVGPSKNGMVRAVLIADGRVAGTWTPARGAAGIDLFDDDGLSVSGALAAVARFTAFRAG; encoded by the coding sequence ATGACGTCGCCGCTCCTCGCGCGCCGCATGCGCTCGCACCGCCTGAGCGCACCCGCGGCGACGCTTGAGGACGCCGCGCGTTCGCTGCTCGCCGTTCAGGCGCAGGATTTCGTCGGCGGCCGGTGGGCGCTCGCGACTCGCACGCGCGGTGCTCCGTCGCTCTCCGACGTCGACGCGCTCTTCGACGGCGGCCGGCTGGTGCGCTCGTGGACGATGCGGGGGACGCTCCACATCGTCTCCGCGGCGGACCTGCGGTGGATCCTGCAGGCGACCCGGGCGCGGCAGGAGCGCCGTGCGGCCCCTGTGCTCCGGCGCGAGGGGGTCGACGGCGCCGTGCTGGTGCGCGCCGAGGATGCCGCGCGCCGAGCGCTCGCCGACGCGCAGCGCATGACCCGGACCGACCTCTTCGCCGCGTGGGATGCCGCGGGCATCCCGACCGCTGCGCAGCGCGGGTATCATCTGCTGTCCGCCCTCGCCGTGGCGGGTGTGCTGTGCCTGGGGCCGGTCCAGGAGCGGCCGAGCCGTGCGGTGCGCGAGCAGACCGTCATCCTCGTCGATGACCTGAAGACGGATGCCGCGGCGCCGGCCGATCCTCTCGTCGAGCTGATCGTGGGCTACATCCGCGGCCACGGGCCGGCTTCCGCGCGCGATGCGGCGTGGTGGTCGGGGCTGCCGCTCACGGCCGTCCGCGCGGCGTTCGCCGATGCCGGCGATCGCATCACCGTCTGGCGCAGGGGCGTCGAGCCGCTCTACGTCGACCCCGCCGCTGCACCCCGTGCGAGCGCGCATGGCGACGCACTGGCGCTCCCGCCCTTCGACGAGTACTACCTCTCCTACGACGACCGCTCGGCCGCGTGCGCGCCGCACCATCTCGACCGGGTCGGACCGTCGAAGAACGGCATGGTCCGCGCCGTGCTGATCGCCGACGGCCGGGTGGCGGGAACCTGGACGCCGGCCAGAGGCGCCGCCGGCATCGACCTGTTCGACGACGACGGCCTCTCCGTCTCCGGCGCGCTCGCGGCGGTCGCCCGATTCACCGCATTCCGCGCGGGGTGA
- a CDS encoding IclR family transcriptional regulator, whose product MTDAGQGAPPSQTLSRGIRVLETLADAREPLTIDEVAGRLELHRSVAYRLVRTLEHHGLVVRERSGRLTLGARMAALAAGVAHDLQAEALPELTAAANDLGMTCFLAVLDHDQCVTLVSVEPRHSVAAVAQRPGTLHPVTVGAPGKAILAQLPERAWPSVPAPVAAEVRAAAARGFATSHDEVLPSVHAVAVPLTLRSRPPATIAVVHVAGAREPAVIAARLSRSAEAIREALGG is encoded by the coding sequence ATGACGGATGCCGGGCAGGGTGCACCCCCGTCACAGACGCTGAGCCGTGGCATCCGGGTGCTCGAGACCCTCGCCGATGCTCGTGAGCCGCTCACGATCGACGAGGTAGCGGGGCGGCTGGAGCTTCATCGCTCGGTCGCCTATCGACTCGTTCGCACGCTCGAGCACCACGGCCTCGTCGTGCGGGAGCGCAGCGGGCGACTGACCCTCGGGGCGCGGATGGCGGCGCTCGCCGCGGGTGTCGCGCACGATCTGCAGGCCGAGGCCCTGCCCGAACTCACGGCGGCCGCCAACGACCTCGGGATGACGTGCTTCCTCGCCGTCCTCGATCACGACCAATGCGTCACTCTCGTCAGCGTCGAACCCCGCCACTCCGTCGCCGCCGTCGCGCAGCGGCCGGGCACGCTGCATCCGGTCACCGTCGGCGCGCCGGGCAAGGCCATCCTCGCGCAGCTGCCCGAGCGCGCCTGGCCAAGCGTTCCCGCCCCGGTGGCCGCTGAAGTGCGGGCGGCGGCCGCGCGAGGCTTCGCCACGAGCCACGACGAGGTCCTGCCGAGCGTCCACGCCGTCGCCGTGCCGCTGACGCTGCGATCCCGACCGCCCGCGACGATCGCCGTGGTCCACGTCGCGGGCGCACGAGAGCCCGCGGTCATCGCGGCGCGCCTCTCTCGCTCCGCCGAGGCGATTCGCGAGGCGCTCGGCGGCTGA
- a CDS encoding FAD-dependent monooxygenase, with product MQFHHHGYVSGDPRVQPAAGTGVNRPDDLPGVVDVLIVGSGPAGMLLAAQMSQFPSLTTRVIERRDGRLPLGQADGIQPRSVETFQAFGFAERIMAEAYNIGWMNFWGPDPADPSRIVRTARTEDYGYKISEYPHLIVNQARVLDYFAEAAALGPARIAPDYGVEFVGLTVHDADAGHPVEVRVRHVAGPRTGQEGSIRARYVVGCDGARSRVREAIGRTHVGSAAQHAWGVMDVLVDTDFPDWRIKCAISAEAGAILHIPREGGYLSRMYIDLGEVAADDNHRVRETPIQEIIRRANAILHPYSIDVKQVAWHSVYEVGHRVTDGFDDVAPGDDRDPRVFLTGDACHTHSAKAGQGMNVSMQDGFNLGWKLGHVLTGLAPASLLRTYDAERKPVAQQLIDFDREWSSLMARKPAEISDPQDLATYYLGTAEFPSGFMTQYEPSQVVGDATHQALAEGFPVGKRFTSSEVVKVADGNPVHLGHHARADGRWRIYAFADRPATGEQSALAEWAEWLNAPDGPVRRHTPTGADLDAVFDVKVIYQQPFEEVVLAAVPEVFRPRSGPLGLIDPEKVFAAAPSAWTRTDIFDERGLSRDGVVVVVRPDQYVAAVLPLSATAELDAFLTGAFLPQREPVAAGAAPR from the coding sequence ATGCAGTTCCACCACCACGGCTACGTCTCCGGTGACCCTCGCGTCCAGCCCGCCGCGGGCACGGGGGTGAACCGGCCCGACGACCTTCCCGGCGTGGTCGACGTGCTCATCGTCGGGTCCGGACCCGCCGGCATGCTGCTCGCCGCCCAGATGTCCCAGTTCCCCAGCCTCACGACACGGGTGATCGAGCGTCGCGACGGCCGTCTCCCGCTCGGCCAGGCGGACGGCATCCAGCCTCGGAGCGTCGAGACCTTCCAGGCGTTCGGCTTCGCCGAGCGCATCATGGCCGAGGCGTACAACATCGGGTGGATGAACTTCTGGGGCCCCGACCCCGCCGACCCGTCCCGGATCGTCCGCACGGCGCGCACCGAGGACTACGGCTACAAGATCAGCGAGTACCCGCACCTCATCGTCAACCAGGCACGCGTGCTCGACTACTTCGCCGAGGCGGCGGCACTCGGCCCCGCCCGCATCGCGCCGGACTACGGTGTGGAGTTCGTCGGCCTCACCGTGCACGACGCCGACGCCGGACACCCCGTCGAGGTTCGCGTGCGTCACGTCGCCGGTCCCCGCACCGGGCAGGAGGGCTCCATCCGCGCGCGGTACGTCGTCGGCTGCGACGGCGCGCGCAGCCGCGTGCGCGAAGCGATCGGGCGTACCCACGTCGGCAGCGCCGCGCAGCATGCGTGGGGCGTCATGGATGTCCTCGTCGACACCGACTTCCCCGACTGGCGCATCAAGTGCGCGATCTCCGCCGAGGCGGGTGCGATCCTCCACATCCCTCGCGAGGGCGGATACCTCAGCCGCATGTACATCGACCTCGGCGAGGTCGCCGCCGACGACAACCATCGCGTCCGTGAGACTCCGATCCAGGAGATCATCCGTCGCGCCAACGCGATCCTCCACCCGTACTCCATCGATGTGAAGCAGGTCGCCTGGCACAGCGTCTACGAGGTCGGGCACCGGGTCACCGACGGCTTCGACGACGTCGCACCGGGCGACGATCGCGACCCGCGCGTCTTCCTCACCGGCGACGCCTGCCACACGCACAGCGCGAAGGCCGGGCAGGGGATGAACGTCTCCATGCAGGACGGGTTCAACCTGGGCTGGAAGCTCGGTCACGTGCTCACCGGCCTCGCCCCGGCCTCTCTTCTGCGCACCTACGACGCCGAACGCAAGCCCGTCGCGCAGCAGCTGATCGACTTCGACCGCGAGTGGTCCTCACTCATGGCGCGCAAGCCCGCCGAGATCTCCGACCCGCAGGACCTCGCCACCTACTACCTGGGGACCGCCGAGTTCCCCTCCGGGTTCATGACTCAGTACGAGCCGTCCCAGGTCGTGGGCGATGCCACGCATCAGGCGCTTGCGGAGGGCTTTCCCGTGGGCAAGCGGTTCACGAGCTCCGAGGTGGTGAAGGTCGCCGACGGCAACCCCGTGCATCTGGGCCACCATGCCAGGGCCGACGGCCGCTGGCGCATCTATGCCTTCGCCGATCGGCCTGCGACCGGGGAGCAGTCTGCACTGGCCGAGTGGGCCGAATGGCTGAACGCTCCCGACGGCCCTGTCCGACGCCACACCCCGACGGGCGCCGACCTCGACGCCGTCTTCGACGTGAAGGTGATCTACCAGCAGCCCTTCGAGGAGGTCGTGCTCGCTGCCGTCCCCGAGGTCTTCCGGCCGCGCTCGGGTCCCCTCGGCCTCATCGATCCGGAGAAGGTCTTCGCCGCGGCACCGAGCGCCTGGACCCGCACCGACATCTTCGACGAGCGCGGTCTTTCCCGCGACGGCGTCGTCGTCGTGGTGCGTCCCGATCAGTACGTCGCGGCGGTCCTGCCGCTCAGTGCCACCGCAGAGCTGGACGCATTCCTCACCGGCGCCTTCCTGCCGCAGCGTGAACCCGTCGCGGCCGGAGCAGCGCCGCGCTGA
- a CDS encoding ABC transporter permease, producing the protein MSADPMSGPATAKIPQPSLDELRAEAMAWGRKPRAYGSWYVTEHMVRAMRAYGWTIVVGALGQPVVYLLGLGLGLAALIDQDVVDGGVSVPYVVFVAPALLMTATIAVASEEFTYPVMAGFKWRRYFYGFNASALSSPQIAHGVILGATARMIVVAVAYYLFLVLFQAIPDPETGWISIFISILAGLAFGVPIMAYAGRVEEDKGQFALVQRFIFMPMFLFSGTFYPLSTLGWLQVIGWISPLWHATELGRLVTYGRPESLLMIGVHILYLLVLTVGAAFLARRIFVRRLAK; encoded by the coding sequence ATGAGCGCGGACCCAATGAGCGGTCCGGCGACGGCGAAGATCCCGCAGCCGAGCCTGGACGAGCTGCGCGCCGAGGCGATGGCGTGGGGACGCAAGCCCCGCGCCTACGGCTCGTGGTACGTGACCGAGCACATGGTGCGCGCGATGCGCGCCTACGGCTGGACCATCGTCGTCGGCGCGCTCGGACAGCCGGTCGTGTACCTGCTCGGCCTCGGACTCGGGCTGGCAGCGCTGATAGACCAGGACGTCGTCGACGGCGGCGTCTCCGTCCCGTACGTCGTCTTCGTCGCCCCCGCCCTGCTCATGACCGCCACGATCGCGGTGGCGAGTGAGGAATTCACGTATCCGGTGATGGCGGGTTTCAAGTGGCGGCGCTACTTCTACGGCTTCAACGCCTCGGCGCTGTCATCTCCGCAGATCGCGCACGGCGTCATCCTGGGCGCCACCGCCCGCATGATCGTGGTCGCGGTGGCCTACTACCTGTTCCTCGTCCTCTTCCAGGCGATCCCCGATCCCGAGACCGGGTGGATCTCGATCTTCATCTCGATCCTCGCGGGCTTGGCCTTCGGCGTGCCGATCATGGCCTACGCCGGGCGGGTCGAAGAGGACAAAGGGCAGTTCGCCCTCGTCCAGCGGTTCATCTTCATGCCGATGTTCCTCTTCTCGGGCACCTTCTATCCGCTGTCGACGCTCGGCTGGCTGCAGGTGATCGGCTGGATCTCCCCGCTCTGGCACGCCACAGAGCTCGGCCGCCTCGTCACCTACGGTCGGCCCGAGAGCCTGCTCATGATCGGTGTGCACATCCTGTACCTCCTCGTCCTCACCGTCGGCGCCGCCTTCCTCGCGCGCCGGATCTTCGTGCGGAGGCTCGCGAAATGA
- a CDS encoding phosphoenolpyruvate carboxykinase (GTP) — protein MAIADIFSRTVSPLTVAGDTRAYGSRPTIAGEGMVELEAWVEEIAALTQPDRIHWIDGSRGENDMLLRQMVDEGKLIKLNPEWRPGSYLARSHPSDVARTEARTFIASELEEDAGPTNNWAPPAEIRATITPLFEGSMRGRTMYVVPFSMGPVGGPLSHIGVQVTDSAYAVASIGIMTRVGAQVLREIAAGKPWVKTVHSVGAPLKPGEPDVAWPCNDEKYIVHFPDTLEVWSFGSGYGGNAILAKKCFALRIASVIGRDEGWLAEHMLLIRVIDPAGRAYHVAAAFPSACGKTNLAMLRPTIPGWRVETLGDDIAWLRPGEDGRLWAINPEAGFFGVAPGTGESTNVTAVETLWGNTIFTNVALRPDGDVWWEGLTDTPPAELTDWEGNPWTPESGRPAAHPNSRFTVGAAQCPQIAEDWDAPQGVPLDAILFGGRRATNVPLVVEATDWTHGVFMGATISSERTAAAEGTVGELRRDPFAMLPFCGYNMADYFGHWLKVGQKLRFDRAPRIFQVNWFRKGPDGRFLWPGFGDNARVIDWIIRRIEGEVPAIDSPVGRLPRTEDLDVDGIDVSADDLERLFAIDPTSWLTEAELTEEFFRTFEGRIPAALYAELAALRYRLQRA, from the coding sequence ATGGCCATCGCCGACATCTTCTCGCGCACCGTGTCACCGCTCACCGTCGCCGGAGACACTCGTGCGTACGGCAGTCGCCCGACGATCGCCGGCGAGGGGATGGTCGAGCTCGAGGCGTGGGTCGAAGAGATCGCCGCCCTGACGCAGCCCGACCGGATTCACTGGATCGATGGATCACGCGGTGAGAACGACATGCTCCTGCGACAGATGGTCGACGAGGGCAAGCTCATCAAGCTCAACCCCGAATGGCGCCCCGGCTCCTACCTCGCCCGCTCGCACCCCAGCGACGTCGCCCGCACCGAGGCGCGCACCTTCATCGCCTCCGAGCTCGAAGAGGACGCCGGACCCACCAACAACTGGGCACCGCCCGCGGAGATCCGCGCGACCATCACGCCGCTGTTCGAAGGATCGATGCGCGGGCGCACCATGTACGTCGTCCCCTTCTCGATGGGTCCGGTCGGCGGTCCGCTGTCGCACATCGGCGTTCAGGTGACCGACAGCGCCTACGCCGTGGCATCCATCGGGATCATGACGCGTGTCGGTGCGCAGGTGCTGCGGGAGATCGCCGCCGGCAAGCCCTGGGTGAAGACCGTTCATTCGGTGGGCGCTCCGCTGAAGCCCGGCGAGCCCGACGTGGCGTGGCCGTGCAACGACGAGAAGTACATCGTGCACTTCCCCGACACCCTCGAGGTCTGGTCGTTCGGCTCGGGCTACGGCGGCAACGCGATCCTTGCGAAGAAGTGCTTCGCGCTGCGGATCGCCTCGGTGATCGGCCGCGACGAGGGCTGGCTCGCCGAGCACATGCTGCTCATCCGCGTCATCGACCCGGCCGGCAGGGCCTACCACGTCGCCGCCGCGTTCCCCTCGGCCTGCGGCAAGACGAACCTGGCCATGCTGCGTCCCACCATTCCCGGATGGCGCGTGGAGACCCTCGGCGACGACATCGCCTGGCTTCGCCCCGGCGAGGACGGACGCCTCTGGGCGATCAACCCCGAGGCGGGCTTCTTCGGGGTCGCGCCCGGCACCGGCGAATCCACCAACGTCACCGCGGTGGAGACCCTGTGGGGCAACACCATCTTCACCAACGTCGCGCTCCGCCCCGACGGCGATGTCTGGTGGGAGGGCCTGACCGACACCCCGCCCGCCGAGCTCACCGATTGGGAGGGCAACCCCTGGACGCCCGAGAGCGGGCGGCCCGCCGCCCACCCCAACTCGCGCTTCACCGTGGGCGCCGCCCAGTGCCCCCAGATCGCCGAGGACTGGGACGCCCCGCAGGGTGTGCCGCTGGATGCCATCCTCTTCGGCGGCCGCCGAGCCACCAACGTCCCGCTCGTCGTCGAAGCCACCGACTGGACCCACGGCGTGTTCATGGGGGCGACGATCTCGTCGGAGCGCACTGCGGCCGCGGAGGGCACCGTCGGCGAGCTCCGCCGCGACCCGTTCGCCATGCTGCCCTTCTGCGGATACAACATGGCCGACTACTTCGGGCACTGGCTGAAGGTCGGGCAGAAGCTCCGCTTCGACCGCGCCCCCCGCATCTTCCAGGTCAACTGGTTCCGGAAGGGCCCCGACGGACGCTTCCTGTGGCCCGGCTTCGGCGACAACGCCCGCGTCATCGACTGGATCATCCGCCGCATCGAGGGCGAGGTCCCTGCGATCGACAGCCCGGTCGGACGTCTGCCGCGCACCGAGGACCTCGATGTCGACGGCATCGACGTCTCGGCAGACGACCTCGAGCGTCTCTTCGCCATCGACCCGACGTCGTGGCTCACCGAGGCCGAGCTCACCGAAGAGTTCTTCCGCACCTTCGAGGGACGGATCCCGGCGGCCCTGTACGCCGAGCTCGCGGCGTTGCGCTACCGCCTCCAGCGGGCCTGA